The sequence tccaccaccgcccgAGTTAAACCCCGAGGCCAGACCCGACATTGACACCCCGTGGACCAGATGGTGAAACAAGAGGGAAGTGAGCCAGGTTAGCGGTTAAGGAGGAAATACTCCAAACGTCTACGAGTGCAGAATCCCATGCGCCATCCTGACTAGAGTAAATCCAAAAGGAACTGTGGAACAAAAAGCCGTTCGGTGGCAATCGTCATAGCAGGTAGGTTAAATACATTCAAACTCTTGGGTCTCAGATTAAAAGTGGGCAGATAGAAACAAAAACGCGATTCGTAAGACAGAACATGAAAGGGAAGGCTTCAAATGCATCGATGCGCGGGACCAGACCAGAGACGGGGAAATTACACGGAGAGGTGACTGGACATCAGGCTACAGTGGCGGGAGAGAGGGCTTCGAGGTCGAACAGACAGGGATCGGCGTCCAGTGTGGCCCCTCAACATggcaggaaaagaaagatcgtCTTCACGCTCAGTTGCGGAGTACAGAGAAAAGCACTCCAGACTGAGCAGCGACAACCCcacaagagagagagagagagagagagagataatGATAAAAAGACAAGGGGTTTCCACAGACAATGAGAACCGGTGAAGTCATCGTTCGTCAACGCGGTGGGGAATAAAGagatggtggggggggaaattCCGGGTTAATTGGCGCGCAGGCTGTACGGCAATTGAACCGCGAGCCAGTGCACCTCTACTCCTTGGGACTTTCGCGTCCTCCATTGACGGAGATGCGGTCCAGCGGAGACTGAGGTCGATCACTGGGCTTGCGCTGGCGCAGAGTAAGCGGGTAAAAGTGGTCATcgggctcctcctcctcactGTGATACACGAGAAGATCAGTATGCAGGCTCGAAATATGTAGCTAATGacgagaagagaggggaggggggggaaggaacACTTACGGCAACTTCCACGCAATGTAGTCCTCCGTACTCAGTCCCTCACGGCCTTCTTGCAGCGAGGCAAAGTCACCGGGGGTCATCATCCCGGATCGATCCCGAGGGGACCCTGGCACCGACAAGGGGCGCGAGACCTTCTGATCAGTCCCACCGATCATGTCGAAGTAGTCTTCCGCACCATCGAACGAGGAAGGATAAGCTAaggagaaacaaaaaatcaAGGGTTAGATCCGAATTTCGCATGGAAAGGGCCTCTGAGTGGGTTCAAAGCACTTACCTCGTCGCAAGGCCAGCTGGCGAGCCTTGACGTATTCCAAGCCCATACGCTTCCAGTCCAGGAGGTCACTCAGACGCTCGGTACGGTTCCTCTGGTTGATGCGCTGCCGACGGCTCTTCAGAGTGAATTGGTACATGAAATCGGTCAATTGGTTCACCGAGTCGTCGACCCCCTTGGCGCGACGATCCACGATGTAGATGCCGTAATCGGAGGAATTCTCGATCAACTCCTCCATGTAGCACCCGAATCCAGACAAGTTGGTCGTGATACTGGGAACACCCATCACGGTGCACTCGGCAGGAGTGTAACCCCAGGGCTCGTAGTAGGAGGGGAACACACCCAGGTGGGTACCACGGACGAAGTCGTCGTAGTCCAGGGGAAGCACTGGGTTGGAGGAGTTGAGGAATTCGGGATGGAAGACAATCTTGACCCGATCCGACGAGTTGTTGAACAGCTCCACGCGGCGTAGCTGGTTCAGGATGGGGTCTTCGGAGTCATTGACCATGTTGTGCGTGACAATGGGGGGAAGACCGTGACGCTTCATGGCGAACAGGCGACGGCGCAAGAGAACCCGATCCTGGCTGGTGATCAGGTCCTTCTCGTCCGGCATGTTGTCACCTTCCTTCCATTCAAGGCAGCGCTCATACATGCGCTTGCCGATGCCCTTCTCAATGTTCTCGATCGTGTCGCGCAGGGACTTGACCACCGCCTGGCCCTTGAGGGACTCGACCGTGAGAGAGGAGGTCTGTGCGGGCATGATGATGAACGCGACGACCGTGGTGGTCGAGCCACTCGCCTTGAGACGGTGGTTCAGGCGCGCCAGTCCCTCGATGAACATGTCGACACCCTTATTGCGGAACTCATACCGACCAGCAGTGAAGAGGTAGAGGGTGTTGTTCAAGTCAAAGTCATTGTGGCCGTAGAAGTGTCCGCGGACAAAGTcattgatcttctccttggcctgcGAGTGCAGATTCTGGAACTCGTGCATGGCCGAGAACTTCTTGACGTTGAGACCGTTGGGCAAGACCCCATCCGGCTTGCGTTTCAGCAGATGCTCACTCTCAAAGGCGGTAATGTGAGAGACGGTGGTGAAGACGTCCGCGCTGTGAGCAGCCGCGCGCTCAATGCAGTAGCGGTGGTAGATACCCCGCTTTCCTGCCTCGGCGTCCACGTCAAAGAACTGGAGGTTGTTGTAAAAGTCCACGGATCCGGCGCAGAGGTAGCGACCGAGCAGAGTAGCGTGAGTGGTGAAAATGGTGGTCAAATCCATGTGTCGCTTCTTGGTCAGGGGAAGGGCAACACCAGCGAGCCATTCATGGAAATGGGCCACCACGGCGCGACGGCGCTCGTGAGCAATGTACTAAACAGATGGAAACATAACGGGTCAGTGTGCTGCTCGCTGTTTGTCGGGATGGGCGGGAAGTGGGCAGGCACGCTTCTCCGGATTTGTGCAGAATAGGACGACTTACCTCGCCCAAGAACCAGGCTACCAGGTAACCAAACACAATGGCCTCGTTAGTCTCATTATCggccgagggagaagggatCCCGGAGGTGTTCCACAGATCACCCTTCCACTCATCCAGCCAGCGGTAGCCGGTGCCAGTGTTGATCAGCAGGACACGGGGGGCACCCTCGATCAGCCATCGACCATACACGATCTCCACACCTCGCTCCTGCATCGACTTGATCGTCTCGCGCATGGCGGGGCATGCGGGGGTCAATTCTTCGACCTCGACGGCCGCCGACGATTTGTTCAGCGGGCCGATCAAAGTGTAGCGCTCCCCATACTCGGCGGTGGTGACCGGTGCTTTTGATTTGAGCACCGAATAGATACCACCCACTCGGTTCGCCACTTCGGTCGCAATCTCGAA comes from Penicillium oxalicum strain HP7-1 chromosome I, whole genome shotgun sequence and encodes:
- a CDS encoding Glycogen [starch] synthase translates to MADESGSEPIKRDVRNHVLFEIATEVANRVGGIYSVLKSKAPVTTAEYGERYTLIGPLNKSSAAVEVEELTPACPAMRETIKSMQERGVEIVYGRWLIEGAPRVLLINTGTGYRWLDEWKGDLWNTSGIPSPSADNETNEAIVFGYLVAWFLGEYIAHERRRAVVAHFHEWLAGVALPLTKKRHMDLTTIFTTHATLLGRYLCAGSVDFYNNLQFFDVDAEAGKRGIYHRYCIERAAAHSADVFTTVSHITAFESEHLLKRKPDGVLPNGLNVKKFSAMHEFQNLHSQAKEKINDFVRGHFYGHNDFDLNNTLYLFTAGRYEFRNKGVDMFIEGLARLNHRLKASGSTTTVVAFIIMPAQTSSLTVESLKGQAVVKSLRDTIENIEKGIGKRMYERCLEWKEGDNMPDEKDLITSQDRVLLRRRLFAMKRHGLPPIVTHNMVNDSEDPILNQLRRVELFNNSSDRVKIVFHPEFLNSSNPVLPLDYDDFVRGTHLGVFPSYYEPWGYTPAECTVMGVPSITTNLSGFGCYMEELIENSSDYGIYIVDRRAKGVDDSVNQLTDFMYQFTLKSRRQRINQRNRTERLSDLLDWKRMGLEYVKARQLALRRAYPSSFDGAEDYFDMIGGTDQKVSRPLSVPGSPRDRSGMMTPGDFASLQEGREGLSTEDYIAWKLPEEEEPDDHFYPLTLRQRKPSDRPQSPLDRISVNGGRESPKE